In Candidatus Delongbacteria bacterium, a genomic segment contains:
- a CDS encoding photosystem I reaction center subunit IV encodes SVNYSGTNTNNFALDELIEIESK; translated from the coding sequence AAGTGTAAATTATAGTGGTACTAATACTAATAATTTCGCCTTAGATGAATTAATTGAAATTGAATCTAAGTAA